A stretch of Paludisphaera borealis DNA encodes these proteins:
- a CDS encoding DUF1800 domain-containing protein, with the protein MNTSPWSPYRPADAEPWNLERAWTLRRRAGFAATWAELERDLADGPEKAVDRVLDGSCRLAGVPSDFARTAELLGDAAAGSSDARRLQAWWLFRCLFTHDPLQERLTLAWHDHFATSQVKVDDVGAMHRQNETFRKLGRGPFGDLLRALLHDPALLAWLDAPSNRKQKPNENLARELMELFTLGVGRYSESDVKEAARALTGLGVTQGRFTMRADRHDDGPKTVLGKTGNLDPDALADLLLAQPATADRLAWRLCNTFLGENVADAATRTALAEQLRGDGLHVGRAVDTILRSRIFFGPRNLHARIGDPVGFVVGSVRALECFAPRPPSTLLLAEWTERLGQALFFPPNVGGWPGGRGWLSGRGVVARANFAAALAEGRLHADGKPPDFASLAERNVKTREPDAALKLVSEVLSGRVLDPSSADAIQRSAGDAGSANDRLNRAVALLLARPESQLV; encoded by the coding sequence ATGAACACGTCTCCGTGGTCTCCCTACCGTCCGGCAGACGCCGAGCCTTGGAACCTGGAGCGGGCGTGGACGCTGCGCCGGCGGGCCGGGTTCGCGGCGACCTGGGCGGAGCTGGAACGCGACCTGGCCGACGGGCCGGAGAAGGCCGTCGACCGCGTGCTCGACGGCTCGTGCCGGCTGGCGGGCGTTCCGTCCGACTTCGCCAGGACGGCCGAATTGCTGGGCGACGCGGCGGCGGGCTCGTCGGACGCGCGACGGCTCCAGGCGTGGTGGCTGTTTCGCTGCCTGTTCACGCACGACCCGCTCCAGGAGCGCCTGACCCTCGCCTGGCACGACCACTTCGCCACGAGCCAGGTCAAGGTGGACGACGTCGGCGCGATGCACCGTCAGAACGAGACGTTTCGCAAGCTCGGCCGGGGACCGTTCGGCGACCTCCTGCGGGCGCTCCTGCACGATCCGGCCTTGCTCGCGTGGCTCGACGCCCCGTCGAACCGCAAGCAGAAGCCGAACGAGAACCTGGCGCGCGAATTGATGGAACTGTTCACACTGGGCGTGGGCCGTTATTCCGAGAGCGACGTCAAGGAGGCCGCGCGGGCACTGACGGGCCTGGGAGTCACGCAAGGTCGGTTCACGATGCGGGCGGACCGTCACGACGACGGGCCGAAGACGGTCCTCGGGAAAACCGGGAACCTCGACCCCGACGCGCTCGCCGACCTCCTGCTCGCCCAGCCGGCCACGGCCGACCGACTCGCCTGGCGACTCTGCAACACGTTTCTGGGCGAGAACGTCGCCGACGCCGCGACGCGGACCGCGCTCGCGGAACAGCTTCGCGGCGACGGCCTGCACGTGGGCCGCGCCGTCGACACGATCCTCCGCTCGCGGATCTTCTTTGGCCCGCGCAACCTGCACGCACGGATCGGCGACCCCGTGGGCTTCGTCGTCGGATCGGTCAGGGCTCTCGAATGCTTCGCGCCGAGGCCGCCGAGCACGCTGCTCCTGGCCGAGTGGACCGAGCGACTCGGCCAGGCGTTGTTCTTCCCGCCGAACGTCGGCGGCTGGCCGGGCGGACGCGGCTGGCTCTCGGGCCGGGGCGTCGTGGCTCGTGCGAACTTCGCCGCCGCACTCGCCGAGGGTCGGCTCCACGCCGACGGCAAACCGCCCGACTTCGCGAGCCTCGCCGAACGGAACGTGAAGACCCGCGAGCCCGACGCGGCCTTGAAGCTCGTCTCCGAAGTGCTCAGCGGCCGGGTCCTTGATCCATCCTCGGCCGATGCGATCCAGCGGAGCGCGGGCGACGCCGGCTCGGCGAACGATCGGCTCAACCGGGCCGTCGCCCTCCTGCTGGCCCGTCCGGAAAGTCAACTCGTCTGA
- a CDS encoding DUF1501 domain-containing protein has protein sequence MFTRRDLLRRSAFLSLAPVVPEFLDRTTRAATPDRDGRVLVVLQLDGGNDGINTVVPFGDENYNKHRRELRIPTDKVLKVGEGIGLHPSMRAAADLIESHRLAIVQGVGYPNPDRSHFESMAVWQTAMPGKPDAANLGWLGRALDAAPRGDGPALIHVGDENIPRALFSRRAASTSFADASDLALRLPPPPAESATSTDDLTAFVNRTVATAYATAADLEAAAAKPDGGARYPGSGLAKRFELVARSIKAKSPARVYYLIQGGYDTHSVQAPAQSALLRELADALRAFLDDLAASKLADRVAVLAFSEFGRRPEENGSLGTDHGTAGPVFVAGPSVQSGIVGQAPSLGDLENDDLKWSIDFRSVYATLLDGWLNLPADEILGGRFSRPMILKT, from the coding sequence ATGTTCACGCGACGCGACTTGCTCAGGCGATCGGCGTTCCTCTCGCTGGCGCCGGTCGTCCCGGAATTCCTCGACAGGACGACCCGCGCGGCGACGCCCGATCGCGACGGCCGGGTGCTGGTGGTGCTCCAGCTCGACGGCGGCAACGACGGGATCAACACGGTCGTCCCGTTCGGTGACGAGAACTACAACAAGCACCGTCGCGAGCTTCGGATTCCAACCGACAAGGTCTTGAAGGTCGGCGAGGGGATCGGCCTGCACCCGTCGATGCGAGCCGCAGCCGACCTGATCGAGAGCCACCGGCTGGCGATCGTACAAGGGGTCGGCTATCCGAACCCCGACCGCTCGCACTTCGAGAGCATGGCCGTCTGGCAGACCGCGATGCCCGGCAAGCCGGACGCCGCGAACCTGGGCTGGCTCGGCCGGGCGCTCGACGCGGCCCCTCGGGGCGACGGACCGGCGCTGATCCACGTCGGCGACGAGAACATCCCGCGAGCGTTGTTCTCTCGTCGGGCCGCCTCGACGTCGTTCGCCGACGCCTCCGACCTGGCGCTCCGCCTCCCCCCGCCGCCAGCCGAATCTGCCACTTCAACTGACGACCTGACCGCCTTCGTCAACCGCACGGTGGCGACCGCCTATGCGACGGCCGCCGACCTGGAGGCCGCGGCGGCGAAGCCGGACGGCGGAGCGCGTTATCCCGGCTCGGGATTGGCGAAGCGCTTCGAGCTGGTCGCGCGGTCGATCAAGGCGAAGTCGCCGGCGCGGGTGTATTACCTGATCCAGGGGGGCTACGACACCCACTCGGTTCAGGCCCCCGCGCAGTCGGCCCTGCTGCGGGAGCTGGCCGACGCGCTGCGGGCGTTTCTGGACGACCTGGCGGCGAGCAAGCTGGCCGACCGCGTCGCCGTGCTTGCGTTCAGCGAGTTCGGCCGCCGCCCCGAGGAGAACGGTTCGCTGGGCACCGATCACGGCACCGCCGGCCCCGTGTTCGTCGCCGGGCCGTCGGTCCAGAGCGGCATCGTCGGCCAGGCACCCTCGCTTGGCGATCTGGAGAACGACGACCTGAAGTGGTCGATCGATTTCCGGAGCGTTTACGCGACGCTTCTCGACGGCTGGCTGAACCTGCCGGCCGACGAAATCCTCGGTGGACGGTTCAGCCGGCCGATGATCCTCAAGACCTAG
- a CDS encoding endonuclease, giving the protein MATQSKTQYLTDLQAYLKRRYKPKAEKAAARLTVIEAVVYGICHEDTTREQANQALSRFKDQFFDWNEVRVSPLEEVQETLAGIPDPAARAHRIRRFLRQLFERTYNFTLEQLTKKPLKEALKALQPFEVFTSDYVTATVVQQALGGHAIPVDESTRKAFEHLGLHEPDVSTLRGLIERAIPKNRGAEFIELLEEMAHDAALATDAKAPRWEHHGKAGHAPSPPPASTVKPARAKSKELPGIKPEAVEPHAAKDAAKAKPKDAPKGSAAPHPGKTPPAKEPPPPPKPPKGKK; this is encoded by the coding sequence ATGGCGACTCAAAGCAAAACTCAGTATTTGACGGATCTTCAGGCCTACCTCAAGCGCCGGTACAAGCCCAAGGCTGAGAAGGCGGCGGCCCGGCTCACGGTCATCGAGGCGGTCGTCTACGGGATCTGCCACGAAGACACGACCCGAGAACAGGCCAACCAGGCGCTCTCGCGATTCAAGGATCAGTTCTTCGACTGGAACGAAGTGCGGGTCAGCCCCTTGGAGGAGGTTCAGGAGACGCTCGCCGGCATCCCCGATCCTGCCGCCCGGGCCCATCGCATCCGCCGGTTCCTCCGCCAGCTCTTCGAGAGGACCTACAACTTCACTCTCGAACAGCTCACCAAGAAACCCCTCAAAGAGGCCCTCAAGGCGCTCCAGCCGTTCGAGGTGTTCACGTCCGACTACGTGACGGCGACCGTCGTTCAACAGGCGCTCGGCGGCCACGCGATTCCGGTCGACGAATCCACGCGCAAGGCGTTTGAGCACCTCGGGCTTCACGAGCCCGACGTCTCGACCCTTCGCGGTTTGATCGAGCGCGCCATCCCCAAGAACCGGGGCGCCGAATTCATCGAGCTGCTCGAAGAGATGGCCCACGACGCGGCGCTCGCGACCGACGCCAAGGCGCCGCGATGGGAGCACCACGGCAAGGCCGGCCACGCCCCCTCCCCTCCGCCGGCATCGACCGTGAAACCCGCCAGGGCGAAATCCAAGGAACTCCCCGGGATCAAGCCGGAGGCCGTTGAGCCGCACGCGGCCAAGGACGCCGCCAAGGCGAAGCCCAAGGACGCTCCCAAAGGCTCTGCCGCGCCTCATCCTGGCAAGACCCCCCCGGCCAAGGAGCCCCCGCCGCCGCCCAAGCCGCCCAAGGGCAAGAAATGA
- the rbfA gene encoding 30S ribosome-binding factor RbfA: MSSHRSLRIAEAIREVVASAILFDVSDPRIQAVTVLRVEVSQDLRTATVYVSVMGKEAERNLAMKGLRHATGFLQARVAARLQIRFTPILGFKLDDAVKKSVEISRLIDEAVAADQKPRGASARLAADSNPDDDQDDDDLDDDDQDDDDDQDDDDDLDDDDDQDDLPDDASGRSPRANS, from the coding sequence ATGTCGTCTCACCGCAGCCTCCGAATCGCCGAGGCCATTCGCGAGGTCGTCGCTTCGGCCATCTTGTTCGACGTTTCGGACCCCCGCATCCAGGCCGTCACGGTCCTTCGCGTCGAGGTCAGCCAGGACCTGCGAACCGCGACCGTGTACGTCTCGGTGATGGGTAAGGAAGCCGAACGTAACCTGGCCATGAAGGGGTTGCGGCACGCCACCGGATTCCTTCAGGCCCGGGTCGCCGCGCGGCTGCAAATTCGGTTCACGCCGATTCTCGGCTTCAAACTCGATGACGCCGTCAAGAAGTCGGTCGAGATCAGCCGACTGATCGATGAGGCGGTCGCGGCCGACCAGAAACCACGCGGCGCCTCCGCTCGACTCGCGGCGGACTCGAACCCGGACGACGATCAAGACGACGACGATCTCGATGACGATGATCAAGACGACGACGACGATCAAGACGATGACGACGATCTCGATGACGACGACGATCAAGACGACCTTCCGGACGACGCGTCCGGCCGCTCGCCTCGCGCGAATTCCTGA
- the infB gene encoding translation initiation factor IF-2 produces MSTRVHELAKELGLKSQDLLERVQEWGLDVKANPLASLDPPTVERIRELMNQQSTGTQASGVAAPPARPPAAPEASSPPPVKPTVSPAPPAAPTPPTAESRPVAPPPAPTPVAKPEPPAPRAAEPAAAAIEIAPPVEEPPASTAPRQTPLSAPPLARPAAGPASSRVSGPLSAHTPHRSTGGGAIRPGGQPAPAHPSGEPRSRPQSPAQPHAPGSAPASSQQHAGGGSFQPLTRSEYMTSAGIRPPVQRSGSHSAAPLSPSRRTGEESAAEGPRRDASGPRRPLPPVAAPQAAPPRTSGPGRPAGGAQPEVKSQRPEKRMTREDMLALMRSGGLAAGGAAPAAPPAARPGGGTGLRPGMPGRPGPGMSPRPPSPPGPGGLTRGPAPGPGGGPAPAAPATMVDEEEERKAKGRVGSSADRAGRRARRNERATERRVTSPMPAAALLNEDEENRRGSRGRKSHKQGAHRLAAATARKSHAEVDAPVTIRTLSEALGVKANDILRKLMNMGQMATINANLDDDLAAELALEFGMELQVIHERTAEDDFLEAFAPPVESENLLPRPPVITILGHVDHGKTSLLDRIRKSKVVQSESGGITQHIGAYQVEYNDKPITFVDTPGHEAFTAMRARGANVTDIVVLVVAADDGVMPQTVEAIAHAKAANVPIVVALNKIDLPNVDTTTNISKIYGELAQQGLNPVEWGGDVEVVKTSTVTGAGLTDLLATLETIAELHELKADPTRPATGTCLEASLSEGRGVLATVLVREGTLRVGDIVVCGDGFGRIRALFDDHGRSIEQAGPSFPVEISGLDVVPTAGENFAVTDDIARAREVAETRRVRARDASQAERQTVTLENLYNRMAEQKVKSLNLIVKADVQGSIEAIVKELEKLENAEVPIRILLKAVGGISESDIILADASQAIVIGYRVAPEDRAITMADEKNIEIRRYDIIYQVTDDVKKAVEGMLVPEIKEVHLGRAVVRLVYKISKVGSVAGCFVTQGVIERGSKVRLIRDGREIYKGAIDALKRFKDDVKEVPQNFECGIKITNFEDVKTDDVIEAYRVDVIRRTL; encoded by the coding sequence TTGTCCACGCGTGTTCACGAGTTGGCGAAAGAACTAGGCTTGAAAAGCCAGGACTTGCTCGAGCGGGTCCAGGAATGGGGGCTGGACGTCAAGGCTAACCCTCTGGCCAGCCTCGATCCCCCAACCGTGGAGCGGATCAGGGAGCTTATGAACCAGCAGTCCACCGGCACCCAGGCTTCCGGCGTCGCAGCGCCGCCGGCGCGGCCTCCAGCGGCCCCCGAGGCATCGTCTCCGCCGCCCGTGAAACCCACCGTGAGCCCGGCCCCACCTGCGGCTCCGACCCCGCCCACGGCCGAATCGCGCCCCGTCGCGCCGCCGCCGGCCCCGACTCCGGTCGCCAAGCCCGAACCCCCCGCGCCGCGAGCAGCCGAACCGGCCGCCGCTGCGATCGAAATCGCCCCCCCGGTCGAGGAGCCGCCGGCGTCGACCGCCCCTCGGCAGACTCCCCTGTCGGCCCCTCCCCTGGCTCGTCCCGCTGCGGGGCCGGCGAGTTCGCGAGTCAGCGGCCCGCTGTCGGCCCACACGCCGCATCGCAGCACCGGCGGCGGCGCAATCCGCCCCGGCGGCCAGCCGGCTCCGGCCCATCCCTCGGGCGAGCCGCGGTCGCGCCCCCAATCCCCCGCCCAGCCGCACGCCCCAGGTTCCGCTCCGGCTTCCTCGCAGCAGCACGCCGGCGGCGGCTCCTTCCAACCTTTGACGCGGAGTGAATACATGACTTCGGCGGGAATCCGCCCCCCGGTGCAGCGATCCGGGTCGCACTCGGCCGCTCCCCTGAGCCCCAGCCGCCGCACCGGCGAGGAATCAGCCGCCGAGGGACCTCGTCGCGACGCCTCCGGGCCGCGGCGGCCGTTGCCCCCCGTCGCCGCTCCGCAAGCTGCTCCTCCTCGGACCTCCGGTCCCGGACGCCCGGCCGGCGGCGCCCAGCCCGAGGTCAAGAGCCAGCGCCCTGAAAAGCGGATGACCCGCGAAGACATGCTCGCCCTGATGCGATCGGGAGGACTCGCCGCCGGAGGCGCGGCCCCCGCCGCGCCTCCGGCGGCTCGGCCCGGCGGCGGAACCGGCCTGCGTCCGGGAATGCCCGGTCGTCCCGGCCCGGGAATGTCGCCTCGTCCCCCCAGCCCTCCGGGGCCCGGCGGACTCACCCGTGGGCCGGCCCCCGGCCCCGGCGGTGGACCCGCGCCGGCCGCGCCGGCCACGATGGTCGACGAGGAAGAGGAGCGCAAGGCCAAGGGACGCGTCGGCTCGTCGGCCGACCGCGCCGGCCGCCGCGCCCGCCGCAACGAGCGGGCCACCGAACGTCGCGTGACCTCGCCGATGCCCGCGGCCGCCCTGCTCAATGAGGACGAAGAGAACCGCCGCGGCAGCCGCGGCCGCAAGTCGCACAAGCAGGGCGCGCACCGCCTGGCCGCCGCCACCGCGCGGAAGTCGCACGCCGAGGTCGACGCCCCGGTCACCATCCGGACGCTCTCCGAGGCCCTTGGCGTCAAGGCCAACGACATCCTCCGCAAGCTCATGAACATGGGCCAGATGGCGACGATCAACGCCAACCTCGACGACGATCTCGCCGCCGAGCTGGCCCTTGAGTTCGGCATGGAGCTCCAGGTCATCCACGAGCGAACCGCCGAGGACGACTTCCTCGAGGCGTTCGCGCCGCCGGTCGAGTCGGAGAACCTCCTTCCTCGGCCGCCGGTCATCACGATCCTGGGCCACGTCGACCACGGCAAGACCTCGCTGCTCGACCGGATTCGCAAGTCGAAGGTCGTGCAGTCCGAGAGCGGCGGCATCACCCAGCACATCGGCGCCTACCAGGTCGAGTACAACGACAAGCCGATCACGTTCGTCGACACCCCCGGGCACGAGGCGTTCACCGCCATGCGAGCCCGCGGGGCCAACGTCACCGACATCGTGGTTCTGGTCGTGGCGGCCGACGACGGCGTGATGCCGCAGACGGTCGAGGCGATCGCCCACGCCAAGGCGGCCAACGTGCCGATCGTCGTGGCGCTCAATAAGATCGACCTGCCCAACGTCGACACCACGACCAACATCAGCAAGATCTACGGCGAACTCGCTCAGCAGGGGTTGAACCCCGTCGAGTGGGGCGGCGACGTTGAAGTAGTGAAGACCTCGACGGTGACCGGCGCGGGCCTCACGGATCTGCTGGCCACCCTTGAGACGATCGCCGAACTCCACGAGCTGAAGGCCGATCCCACGCGGCCGGCCACCGGCACCTGCCTGGAGGCTTCGCTCTCCGAGGGCCGCGGCGTCCTCGCGACGGTCCTGGTCCGCGAAGGCACGCTCCGCGTCGGCGACATCGTCGTCTGCGGCGACGGCTTCGGTCGCATCCGCGCCTTGTTCGACGATCACGGCCGCTCGATCGAGCAGGCCGGGCCTTCGTTCCCCGTCGAGATCTCCGGACTCGACGTCGTCCCCACGGCCGGCGAGAACTTCGCCGTCACTGACGACATCGCCCGAGCCCGCGAGGTCGCCGAGACCCGCCGCGTCCGGGCCCGCGACGCCTCCCAGGCCGAGCGTCAGACCGTCACGCTGGAAAACCTCTACAACCGGATGGCCGAGCAGAAGGTCAAGTCGCTCAACTTGATCGTCAAGGCCGACGTCCAGGGCTCGATCGAGGCCATCGTCAAGGAGTTGGAGAAGCTGGAGAACGCCGAGGTTCCGATCCGGATCCTCCTCAAGGCCGTCGGCGGGATCAGCGAAAGCGACATCATCCTGGCCGACGCCTCCCAGGCGATCGTCATCGGCTACCGCGTCGCACCCGAAGACCGGGCGATCACGATGGCCGACGAGAAGAACATCGAGATCCGCCGCTACGACATCATCTACCAGGTCACCGACGACGTCAAAAAGGCCGTCGAGGGCATGCTCGTCCCCGAGATCAAGGAGGTCCACCTCGGACGCGCCGTGGTCCGGCTGGTCTACAAGATCTCCAAGGTCGGCTCGGTGGCGGGCTGCTTCGTCACCCAGGGCGTCATCGAGCGCGGGTCGAAGGTTCGCCTGATCCGCGACGGCCGCGAGATCTACAAGGGGGCGATCGACGCTCTCAAGCGGTTCAAGGACGACGTCAAGGAAGTTCCCCAGAACTTCGAATGCGGCATCAAGATCACCAATTTCGAGGACGTGAAGACCGACGACGTCATCGAGGCCTACCGGGTCGACGTGATCCGCCGCACTCTGTAA
- the nusA gene encoding transcription termination factor NusA yields the protein MSVDLVRIVDSIHRDKNISKEILFDGIQSALATAARKHYPDAAEIEIHIDRDSGAIDATKDGVKMDPSELGRISAQTAKQVIIQKIREAERDSLFDEFEDQRGDLVTGTVQRFEGGAVIVNLGKTDGILPRGEQIPGESYHPNERIRAIILDVRKVGQRVKIILSRTHPDFVRRLFELEIPEIADQVIAIRALAREAGYRSKVAVTSIDAKIDAVGACVGVRGTRIKNIVDELGGERIDIVRWNESLQVLIPNSLQPAEIDEVMLCHLLGRAIVLVRDDQLSLAIGRRGQNVRLASKLVGWDVEIMTAEELDEVIEKAVKTFEKIDEVDTELAERLVEQGILSYDDLSVMEISDLVNTIEGLTEEQASSIVSQAETMAEEQTDELPRRKAGRAAAALAEGRDSGESPPVEVNGDETASDLASEYDGEAAAELDESGPSDGGPSGDESGIDELTDSTGMHDSALPAERGDEVEDDSSFDEGAVSESESEPEGDEASDDEYHDVALAEETSGRTAQGHEVTSPPSDDDQSETLRIVTDVVENGEAPSTISEPELEPRDTSRPDNGARGKDQKPGRTSASE from the coding sequence ATGAGCGTCGATTTGGTCCGGATCGTCGATAGCATCCATCGCGACAAGAACATCTCCAAGGAGATCCTGTTCGATGGAATTCAGTCGGCGCTCGCCACCGCGGCGCGGAAGCACTATCCGGACGCCGCCGAGATCGAGATCCATATCGACCGCGACAGCGGCGCGATCGACGCCACTAAGGACGGGGTCAAGATGGACCCCTCCGAGCTCGGCCGGATCTCCGCCCAGACCGCGAAACAGGTCATCATCCAGAAGATCCGCGAGGCCGAGCGCGACAGCCTCTTCGACGAGTTCGAGGACCAGCGCGGCGACCTCGTGACCGGGACCGTGCAGCGGTTCGAGGGGGGGGCGGTCATCGTCAACCTCGGCAAGACCGACGGCATCCTGCCCCGAGGCGAGCAGATCCCCGGCGAGAGCTACCACCCCAACGAGCGGATTCGCGCGATCATCCTCGACGTCCGTAAGGTGGGCCAGCGGGTCAAGATCATCCTCAGCCGCACCCATCCCGACTTCGTCCGCCGGCTCTTCGAGCTGGAGATCCCCGAAATCGCCGACCAAGTCATCGCCATCCGCGCTCTGGCTCGCGAGGCCGGCTACCGCTCGAAGGTGGCGGTGACCTCGATCGACGCCAAGATCGACGCGGTCGGTGCCTGCGTCGGCGTCCGCGGCACCCGAATCAAGAACATCGTCGACGAGCTGGGGGGCGAGCGGATCGACATCGTCCGCTGGAACGAGTCGCTCCAAGTTTTGATTCCCAACTCGTTGCAGCCGGCCGAGATCGACGAGGTCATGCTCTGCCACCTGCTGGGCCGCGCCATCGTCCTGGTGCGCGACGATCAGCTCTCGCTGGCCATCGGCCGGCGCGGGCAGAACGTCCGGCTGGCGTCGAAGCTGGTCGGCTGGGACGTCGAGATCATGACCGCCGAGGAGCTTGACGAGGTGATCGAGAAGGCCGTCAAGACCTTCGAGAAGATCGACGAGGTCGACACCGAGCTGGCCGAGCGACTGGTGGAGCAAGGCATCCTCAGCTACGACGATCTTTCTGTCATGGAAATCAGCGACCTGGTGAATACAATTGAAGGCTTGACCGAAGAGCAAGCCTCGTCGATCGTCAGCCAGGCCGAGACCATGGCCGAGGAGCAGACCGACGAACTGCCGCGCCGCAAGGCCGGTCGCGCCGCGGCGGCCCTGGCCGAGGGCCGCGATAGCGGCGAGTCGCCGCCGGTCGAGGTGAACGGCGACGAGACGGCTTCGGATCTCGCGAGCGAATACGATGGCGAGGCCGCGGCCGAACTGGACGAATCAGGACCCTCGGACGGTGGGCCGTCGGGGGACGAGTCAGGGATCGACGAACTCACGGACTCGACCGGGATGCATGATTCGGCCTTGCCCGCCGAACGTGGCGATGAGGTCGAGGACGACTCGTCTTTCGACGAGGGAGCGGTATCAGAATCGGAATCGGAACCGGAGGGTGACGAGGCGAGCGACGACGAGTATCACGACGTGGCCTTGGCGGAGGAGACCTCGGGTCGTACGGCCCAGGGCCATGAAGTGACTTCACCACCCAGCGACGACGACCAGAGCGAGACTCTCCGCATCGTGACCGACGTCGTCGAGAACGGCGAAGCGCCGTCGACGATCTCGGAACCCGAGCTGGAGCCGCGGGACACGTCGCGACCCGATAACGGGGCCCGTGGGAAAGACCAGAAGCCGGGACGGACGTCGGCCAGCGAGTAG
- a CDS encoding Fur family transcriptional regulator produces the protein MIQAPLDHDALRKALEAAGLRSTSQRLAVYDQLAAMPHHPTAEEVFQAVRSSLPKISLATVYKALEALVAIGVVGRLNAADGAGSARYDARSEDHYHFRCLRTGTIHDLPTEFDPKLIEHLDPLLAEDLRRQGFQVTGYRLELLGYRRTDGRDA, from the coding sequence ATGATCCAAGCCCCTCTCGACCATGACGCCCTCCGCAAGGCTCTTGAAGCCGCCGGCCTCCGTTCCACCTCGCAGCGGCTGGCGGTCTACGACCAACTTGCGGCCATGCCGCACCACCCCACGGCCGAGGAAGTCTTCCAGGCCGTCCGATCGAGCCTGCCCAAAATCAGTCTGGCGACGGTGTACAAGGCGCTCGAAGCGCTGGTGGCGATCGGCGTGGTCGGCCGGCTCAACGCCGCCGACGGCGCGGGCTCGGCTCGGTACGACGCGCGGAGCGAAGACCATTACCACTTCCGTTGCCTCCGCACCGGGACCATCCACGACCTCCCCACCGAGTTCGATCCCAAGCTGATCGAGCATCTCGACCCACTCCTGGCCGAAGACCTGCGCCGGCAAGGGTTTCAGGTCACCGGCTACCGTCTGGAACTGCTTGGATACCGGCGGACCGACGGGCGCGACGCATGA
- a CDS encoding TatD family hydrolase: MTMTKTPLPPPFGPLVDTHAHLEDERLRANLSDALAHARAAGVVQVVAIGTTAADSAEVVAIAGTHPGVFAAVGVQPNHVAETVDGDWERIVELASRPRVAAIGETGLDRYWDRVPFDQQQDWFGRHLRLAHDLDLPVVIHCRDCEADVVAQLAALGRPVRGVLHSFTGTIDLAREFVALGLHISFAGMLTFKNKGLDALRAAAAVVPLDRLLVETDSPYLSPDPVRGRSNQPAHVAWTARKLAEVRGVSPNEIARATTANARRLFALPETDVI; encoded by the coding sequence ATGACCATGACGAAGACGCCGCTCCCGCCGCCATTTGGACCGCTCGTCGACACCCACGCGCATCTGGAAGATGAACGGTTGCGCGCGAACCTCTCTGACGCGCTCGCCCACGCCCGAGCGGCGGGAGTCGTCCAGGTGGTCGCCATCGGCACGACGGCCGCCGACAGCGCCGAGGTCGTCGCCATCGCGGGGACTCATCCCGGCGTCTTCGCGGCGGTCGGGGTTCAGCCCAACCATGTAGCCGAGACGGTCGACGGCGATTGGGAGCGAATCGTTGAACTCGCTTCCCGGCCTCGAGTTGCGGCGATCGGCGAGACCGGCCTGGATCGCTATTGGGATCGCGTCCCCTTCGACCAGCAGCAAGACTGGTTCGGCCGCCACCTCCGCCTGGCCCACGACCTCGACCTGCCGGTCGTCATCCACTGCCGCGATTGCGAAGCCGACGTGGTCGCCCAGCTCGCCGCGTTGGGAAGACCAGTGCGCGGCGTCTTGCACTCGTTCACCGGCACGATCGACCTCGCCCGGGAATTCGTGGCGCTCGGTCTGCACATTTCGTTCGCGGGGATGCTCACGTTCAAAAACAAGGGGCTCGACGCCCTCCGCGCCGCGGCGGCCGTCGTCCCGCTCGACCGTCTCCTGGTCGAGACCGACAGTCCCTATCTCAGCCCTGATCCGGTCCGCGGACGTTCCAACCAACCGGCCCACGTCGCCTGGACCGCCCGCAAGCTCGCCGAGGTCCGGGGCGTCTCGCCCAACGAGATCGCTCGGGCCACGACGGCCAACGCCCGTCGCCTCTTCGCGCTTCCCGAGACGGACGTGATCTAA